Proteins from a genomic interval of Mesotoga sp. UBA6090:
- a CDS encoding FAD-binding oxidoreductase — MNYGQLDAGLIEELQSVLNIPVKYDEESLDRYSRDETAELKAVRPEVVTFPVSTEEVSQIMRFANRHLIPVTPRGAGTGLSGGAVPSYRGIVMSFEKMNRILEFDEANMMITVEPGVITGEIQKLADRHNLVYGGDPCSSESSSIGGNVAENAGGNKVMKYGPTGYHVYGLEVVLPSGEVTYFGGKRLKDVSGLDFVHLMVGSEGTLGIVTKITLRLLPKPKYSVALLVPYPNIDTAIAAVPGLMSGSGVVPTSLEFMDGSSIRAACSFLNIEFPYSDAGAHLIIEVEGNSKDSIFDDYVKLGEAAIEAGGLEAFVADNRNTRDKLWKARKSIAEALAAISPVHSMEDVSVPMANIPKLIKRSEEIAKKRGLEMIAFGHAGDGNVHVTFIKGDLPQEEWNKNLPLAEKELFDETTELGGCISGEHGIGIKRKKYLASIVDKAQLDLIRGIKMAFDRNNILNPGKIVDL, encoded by the coding sequence ATGAATTACGGACAGCTGGACGCGGGCCTGATCGAAGAGCTACAATCAGTACTCAATATCCCCGTCAAATACGATGAGGAGTCACTGGATAGATATTCTAGAGACGAGACAGCGGAATTGAAAGCCGTGAGACCGGAGGTCGTCACATTCCCTGTAAGTACTGAGGAAGTGTCGCAGATCATGAGATTCGCAAACAGGCACTTGATTCCAGTTACCCCAAGGGGTGCGGGAACGGGCCTTTCGGGAGGCGCAGTGCCTTCATATCGTGGAATCGTCATGAGTTTCGAGAAGATGAACAGGATTCTCGAGTTCGACGAAGCAAACATGATGATTACGGTCGAACCGGGAGTGATAACCGGCGAAATTCAGAAACTGGCAGACAGGCATAACCTCGTTTACGGAGGTGATCCGTGCAGCAGCGAGAGTTCCTCGATCGGGGGCAACGTTGCGGAAAATGCCGGTGGAAACAAAGTGATGAAATATGGACCGACGGGATACCATGTTTACGGCCTTGAGGTTGTACTACCCTCAGGCGAGGTTACGTACTTCGGAGGGAAGAGACTGAAGGATGTCAGCGGTCTGGACTTTGTTCATCTCATGGTCGGATCTGAAGGCACGCTCGGAATTGTCACGAAGATAACTCTGAGGCTGCTGCCAAAGCCGAAGTATTCCGTGGCACTGCTCGTACCGTACCCGAATATCGATACGGCAATTGCCGCAGTACCTGGGTTGATGAGCGGTTCGGGTGTTGTCCCTACTTCCCTGGAGTTTATGGACGGCTCGTCGATAAGGGCGGCCTGCAGCTTCCTTAATATCGAATTCCCGTATTCCGACGCCGGCGCTCACCTGATAATTGAAGTCGAAGGTAACAGCAAGGATTCGATATTCGACGATTACGTCAAACTCGGGGAAGCCGCTATCGAAGCAGGCGGTCTTGAAGCCTTCGTGGCAGACAACCGGAATACAAGAGACAAACTATGGAAGGCCAGAAAGTCGATTGCGGAGGCATTGGCAGCAATAAGCCCCGTACACAGCATGGAAGACGTTTCCGTTCCGATGGCCAACATACCTAAGCTAATAAAGAGGTCTGAAGAGATCGCAAAGAAGCGCGGACTCGAAATGATTGCCTTTGGACACGCCGGCGACGGAAATGTCCATGTCACTTTCATAAAGGGAGACCTTCCCCAAGAAGAGTGGAACAAAAATCTCCCACTGGCCGAGAAAGAGCTCTTTGACGAAACCACAGAGTTAGGGGGCTGCATCAGCGGAGAACACGGCATAGGTATAAAGAGGAAGAAATACCTCGCATCGATCGTAGACAAAGCGCAACTTGACCTAATTCGAGGCATAAAAATGGCCTTTGATCGAAACAACATACTCAATCCAGGGAAGATCGTGGATCTTTGA
- a CDS encoding class II aldolase/adducin family protein: MDLRKELVLFARLAWDRKLTESTGGNMSVRIGDHFVITPTTMVKHFLTKEDLVEVDLTGRKVSGSREPSSEYRMHLKIYRECEDVVSVFHAHPVYATTMAVQQKKFPVNVLPETALMLAPITYLPYRMPGTDDFAEIFDEGLKLGSRTFVLRNHGVTVGGSSIEEAYAKLETLEFLAQITHFSGAEPGYLEIPSEDVEKFLKKIRKSKE; encoded by the coding sequence ATGGATTTGAGAAAAGAGCTGGTCCTTTTTGCGAGGCTGGCGTGGGACAGAAAACTTACCGAGAGTACCGGCGGAAACATGAGCGTTAGAATTGGAGACCATTTTGTGATTACCCCCACAACAATGGTAAAGCACTTTCTGACGAAAGAGGATCTTGTCGAGGTAGATCTGACTGGAAGGAAAGTTAGCGGAAGTCGCGAGCCCTCATCCGAGTACAGGATGCATTTGAAGATTTACAGAGAGTGTGAAGACGTGGTTTCCGTCTTCCACGCCCATCCCGTTTACGCAACCACTATGGCAGTCCAGCAGAAGAAGTTTCCTGTAAATGTTCTTCCTGAAACTGCGCTCATGCTGGCACCGATAACCTATCTTCCGTACAGAATGCCCGGCACGGATGATTTCGCGGAGATATTCGACGAGGGCCTGAAGTTAGGCTCAAGAACCTTCGTTTTGAGAAACCACGGGGTTACTGTCGGCGGAAGTAGCATCGAAGAGGCTTATGCAAAACTCGAGACGCTGGAGTTTCTGGCTCAGATCACCCACTTTTCCGGTGCCGAGCCCGGTTACCTCGAAATCCCTTCCGAAGATGTGGAGAAGTTCTTGAAAAAAATAAGAAAATCGAAGGAGTAG
- a CDS encoding ABC transporter substrate-binding protein yields the protein MRRKLISVALVTVLLLGGLVLGVQKGPYPDLVYFNVRMSEEIALKDTAEGLTDIFMWGLSGPQIFGLDQATRDKLDLYAVPSGSWSLLMNPIPNEAPYVVEVGGKEYFNAFAIRDIRFAMNDLINRQYLVDEILGGAGTPAFTMATTGQPGTYRYNLLATKFGMTAEGNEARALEVIESSMQAAAALPENAGRLVKQGDGFWYFDNEPVTIKIAIRVDDPQGRLKEGDYIADQLEKAGLKAERMYWDRIKCSNVVYGGDPAEFTWQMYTEGWGAGATRAFWEHIVAQMYAPWYGYMPGGMTEGFWNYEQDEIDEVTLKAYTGNFLTEEEYWELALRGLELGLEEAVRIYVVNQLDFFVANESRLKQRFAYGLGDGLNTWSIRTAVTDDRTLFITQFSAMGSLFMDAWDPIGTDGFDSVYSNYIAENLYDSAMFESPASAIPTPLRAVPVEVQTKARRNEEGDVVGDFEVPANAINYCPFNEAWLEVGEGNKSISMATYEFKFGKLHHGQPITIVDFLYAQAFQMEWANKEGDDDLQYEQAYSSSLQSGLDTIIGWVLNEDNTITVYFNYNFPASKDRVASWGAPGISVSSSGHPVGCAWEIAEAMSLLVTEGSESGTAYSITMDPAFTEVDAIAPACVKDVRAKLVEMKERKYIPNYIKEFVDEAYVIGRYDAAIKFIDNYGHAYISNGPFYLSKFDSSSNYMELRAFRDPDYPYEDTYWIEELKAIRMEIDSLETPAFVAKGSDIPVNVYVSEVTYPIDEAVPATTGKVTLSLIVGQETREFEAAMTEAGLFECVIPASAVEDLDPASYDIMAIAELEGAIPASASTSIVIY from the coding sequence GTGAGAAGAAAGCTGATTTCTGTTGCGTTGGTTACGGTGCTATTGCTCGGAGGACTAGTGTTGGGTGTGCAGAAGGGTCCGTATCCCGATCTAGTCTATTTCAACGTTAGGATGTCCGAAGAGATCGCTCTGAAAGATACTGCAGAAGGGCTGACCGATATCTTCATGTGGGGCCTTTCAGGACCTCAGATCTTCGGACTGGATCAGGCCACTAGAGACAAGCTTGATTTGTATGCCGTTCCATCAGGCTCGTGGTCGCTACTGATGAATCCGATTCCAAACGAAGCGCCTTATGTCGTTGAAGTTGGAGGCAAAGAATATTTCAACGCATTCGCCATCAGAGATATCAGGTTCGCGATGAACGACCTGATTAACAGGCAGTATCTTGTCGATGAGATCCTTGGAGGAGCTGGCACCCCTGCGTTCACCATGGCAACAACTGGCCAGCCGGGAACGTACAGGTACAACCTTCTCGCCACAAAGTTTGGCATGACGGCTGAGGGGAACGAAGCGAGAGCTTTGGAAGTAATAGAAAGTTCTATGCAAGCTGCAGCCGCACTACCGGAGAATGCCGGAAGACTTGTCAAGCAAGGAGATGGCTTCTGGTACTTCGATAATGAGCCCGTAACAATCAAGATTGCTATTAGAGTAGATGATCCTCAAGGTCGTCTAAAGGAAGGAGACTACATCGCCGACCAGCTTGAAAAGGCGGGACTGAAGGCGGAAAGAATGTACTGGGACAGGATTAAGTGCAGTAACGTTGTCTACGGAGGCGATCCGGCAGAGTTTACCTGGCAGATGTATACGGAAGGCTGGGGAGCCGGTGCAACGAGGGCCTTCTGGGAACATATCGTCGCGCAAATGTACGCTCCCTGGTATGGATACATGCCGGGCGGAATGACGGAAGGCTTCTGGAATTACGAACAGGATGAGATCGATGAAGTCACACTAAAGGCTTACACCGGTAACTTCTTGACAGAAGAGGAGTACTGGGAACTTGCTCTCAGAGGTCTTGAACTCGGTCTGGAAGAAGCTGTCAGGATATACGTCGTCAATCAGCTTGACTTCTTTGTCGCGAACGAATCAAGACTCAAACAGAGGTTTGCCTATGGGCTGGGAGACGGTCTAAACACATGGTCGATAAGAACGGCCGTTACAGATGACCGAACGCTATTCATAACACAGTTCTCGGCTATGGGGTCTCTCTTTATGGATGCTTGGGACCCGATAGGAACAGACGGTTTTGACAGCGTCTATTCGAATTACATTGCCGAAAACCTTTACGATTCAGCGATGTTTGAAAGCCCCGCTTCGGCTATCCCAACACCTCTAAGGGCGGTACCGGTTGAAGTTCAAACTAAGGCTCGACGTAATGAAGAAGGAGACGTTGTTGGAGATTTCGAGGTACCTGCTAATGCTATCAATTACTGCCCGTTTAACGAAGCCTGGCTAGAAGTTGGAGAAGGAAACAAGTCGATCTCCATGGCTACCTACGAGTTTAAGTTTGGCAAACTTCACCATGGGCAGCCTATCACGATCGTTGACTTCCTCTATGCTCAGGCATTCCAGATGGAGTGGGCGAACAAAGAGGGCGACGATGATCTCCAGTACGAACAGGCATATTCTTCTTCTCTTCAGAGCGGCCTCGACACTATCATAGGTTGGGTTCTGAACGAGGACAATACAATAACCGTCTACTTCAATTACAACTTCCCGGCGAGCAAGGACAGGGTTGCTAGCTGGGGAGCACCGGGTATAAGCGTTTCTTCATCTGGCCATCCGGTTGGCTGTGCCTGGGAGATAGCGGAAGCCATGTCGTTACTGGTAACTGAAGGAAGCGAATCGGGTACTGCTTACTCAATTACAATGGATCCCGCCTTCACCGAAGTAGATGCCATAGCTCCGGCATGTGTAAAGGATGTAAGAGCCAAGCTTGTTGAAATGAAAGAGAGGAAGTATATTCCCAACTACATAAAGGAGTTCGTGGATGAAGCCTATGTTATAGGGAGATACGATGCGGCAATCAAATTCATTGACAACTACGGCCACGCCTATATAAGCAATGGGCCATTCTATCTGTCAAAATTCGACTCAAGTTCAAACTACATGGAATTGAGAGCTTTCAGAGATCCCGACTATCCATACGAAGACACATACTGGATAGAAGAACTGAAAGCCATAAGGATGGAGATAGACAGCTTGGAAACACCTGCCTTTGTGGCTAAGGGCAGCGATATTCCCGTAAATGTCTACGTATCAGAAGTCACCTATCCAATAGATGAGGCAGTCCCTGCCACAACAGGAAAGGTTACTCTATCCCTGATAGTTGGACAAGAGACACGGGAGTTCGAAGCCGCAATGACTGAAGCCGGACTATTCGAGTGCGTGATACCGGCAAGTGCCGTCGAGGATCTCGATCCAGCATCCTACGATATCATGGCCATTGCCGAGCTGGAGGGAGCCATTCCCGCTTCTGCTTCGACTTCGATAGTAATCTACTGA
- a CDS encoding TraB/GumN family protein: MSETVHRIMLDDKELIIIGTAHVSKHSAEEVKTIIEEEKPDSVAVELCISRYQSMQDQDRWKKTDIAKVVKEKKSFLLLANLILSSYQKRMAKQIGIQAGQEMLQAIESAKETGAQLVLADRDIQVTFARIWGNLGFWGKTKLFFTLVLSIFSDEKITEEDLDKMKSGDMLTSALSELAKSFPQLKESLIDERDKYLAQKIKTAPGKKVVAVVGAGHVPGLKEAIKEDQDLAALTKIPPKKKTGKIIGWTISIAIISLIVSTIIVNRDAGFDQILSWILWNGSLSALGTIAALGHPLSILTAFLVAPVSSLNPLLAAGWFAGLVEALVRKPKVSDFENLNEDVNSFKGFWKNRVTKILLIVVFANVGSSVGTFIGGAEVVRIFIKSFFGQ; encoded by the coding sequence TTGTCCGAGACAGTACACAGAATAATGCTTGATGACAAAGAATTGATAATTATCGGTACCGCTCACGTATCAAAGCACAGCGCCGAAGAAGTCAAGACGATTATCGAAGAGGAAAAACCCGATTCCGTTGCAGTAGAGTTGTGCATCTCCCGTTATCAGTCGATGCAGGATCAGGATAGATGGAAGAAGACCGATATCGCAAAGGTAGTAAAGGAGAAGAAGTCTTTTCTTCTGCTAGCTAACCTTATACTTTCCTCTTATCAAAAGAGAATGGCAAAGCAAATAGGAATCCAGGCAGGACAGGAGATGCTGCAGGCTATTGAGTCGGCAAAAGAGACAGGGGCGCAGCTTGTTCTTGCGGATAGAGATATTCAGGTTACTTTCGCAAGAATATGGGGAAATCTTGGCTTCTGGGGAAAGACGAAACTCTTCTTTACTCTGGTTCTGTCAATTTTCAGCGATGAGAAGATTACAGAAGAAGATCTCGATAAGATGAAGTCGGGAGATATGTTGACCTCTGCACTCAGTGAGCTTGCGAAGTCCTTCCCGCAACTCAAGGAGTCATTGATCGACGAAAGGGACAAGTACCTTGCCCAGAAGATCAAGACGGCTCCCGGAAAGAAAGTAGTCGCAGTCGTTGGTGCCGGACATGTCCCGGGTTTGAAAGAGGCTATAAAAGAGGATCAGGACCTTGCGGCACTCACCAAGATCCCCCCGAAGAAGAAGACCGGCAAGATAATCGGCTGGACGATCTCGATAGCGATCATCAGCTTGATTGTTTCAACGATTATAGTGAATCGCGATGCCGGATTTGATCAGATTCTCAGCTGGATCCTCTGGAACGGATCGCTTTCTGCTCTGGGGACTATTGCAGCTCTTGGCCACCCACTCTCTATACTGACGGCGTTTCTTGTTGCCCCTGTAAGTTCATTGAATCCGCTTCTTGCTGCTGGGTGGTTTGCCGGCCTTGTAGAGGCTCTTGTGAGGAAACCCAAGGTCTCCGACTTTGAGAATCTGAACGAAGATGTCAACTCTTTCAAAGGCTTCTGGAAAAACAGAGTCACAAAGATTCTTCTTATAGTAGTCTTTGCAAATGTCGGAAGCAGCGTAGGCACCTTCATTGGGGGAGCCGAAGTAGTTAGAATTTTCATCAAGTCTTTCTTCGGGCAGTAG
- a CDS encoding GNAT family N-acetyltransferase: protein MSNPARAEIGDLQGMIDLASLVFKSEMGKIFPVLFSEENVENMTIVKEDGRPVSMIGLLPREISLFGHRIKAGLIGSVCTHPDYRGKNYGAVNLAKAEELAIDIGLAILIISGGRGLYQRFGAVRPPGMKRILVKPGRTASMREARISDIDKILYLHRMKPLRYIRNFTDFEKTFSTGYAEARKAKTFLSEKAYITVVEREDSHHVIEYGGSSKDVISLTRGYIEKRGLKECIIVAERHFRAEESLPFEFPGTAKIISKRSFFDQMEGYFTEIMPSEDYDRFIETVERLSLAEFNQEVFCCSKFKGLPLSLPNYGFDYI from the coding sequence TTGAGCAATCCCGCAAGAGCAGAAATCGGAGATCTGCAAGGAATGATTGACCTTGCATCTCTTGTCTTCAAGAGCGAAATGGGAAAGATCTTTCCTGTTTTGTTTTCAGAAGAGAATGTTGAAAACATGACAATCGTTAAGGAGGACGGGAGGCCGGTGTCGATGATCGGCTTACTTCCTAGAGAAATATCTTTATTCGGACACAGGATTAAGGCCGGCCTTATCGGTTCAGTCTGCACTCACCCGGACTACCGTGGGAAGAACTACGGCGCCGTGAATCTCGCGAAGGCCGAAGAACTCGCAATAGATATTGGCCTAGCAATTCTCATAATTTCCGGAGGGAGAGGCTTGTACCAGCGGTTCGGAGCGGTAAGACCGCCGGGCATGAAGAGAATTCTCGTTAAGCCGGGAAGAACAGCTTCTATGAGAGAAGCGAGGATTTCAGACATAGATAAGATTCTCTATCTCCACAGAATGAAACCCTTGAGATACATCAGAAACTTCACTGATTTCGAGAAAACCTTCTCAACGGGTTACGCGGAGGCACGTAAGGCAAAAACCTTCTTGAGTGAAAAGGCATACATTACCGTTGTCGAGAGAGAAGACAGTCATCACGTGATTGAATACGGTGGGAGCAGCAAAGATGTAATCTCCTTGACAAGGGGCTACATCGAGAAACGCGGACTCAAGGAATGCATTATTGTTGCCGAAAGACACTTCAGGGCAGAGGAGAGCCTTCCGTTCGAGTTTCCCGGAACGGCGAAAATTATCTCCAAGAGAAGCTTCTTTGATCAAATGGAGGGTTACTTCACGGAGATTATGCCTTCAGAGGACTATGACAGATTCATAGAGACTGTCGAAAGACTGTCGCTGGCCGAATTCAATCAGGAAGTCTTTTGCTGCAGTAAATTTAAGGGACTGCCTCTTTCTCTTCCAAACTACGGATTTGATTACATTTGA